In Leishmania donovani BPK282A1 complete genome, chromosome 20, one genomic interval encodes:
- a CDS encoding calpain-like cysteine peptidase, putative — protein MSHNGTAGEWRELGEEQPTLSSKPQDAAMNTYATKEAYEGERAEHLAQKSHSPQYYLADSEPQVIPQQAYEEEAPQEYPKEIGNNYDAPQHAYEVVAPDNAHARSMPAPHAAAA, from the coding sequence ATGTCGCACAACGGTACAGCAGGTGAGTGGCGAGAGCTCGGTGAAGAGCAGCCAACGCTATCCTCCAAGCCACAAGACGCAGCCATGAACACTTATGCCACCAAGGAGGCTTACGAGGGAGAGCGTGCCGAGCACTTAGCTCAGAAGTCTCACTCTCCTCAATATTACTTGGCGGACAGCGAGCCCCAAGTAATCCCGCAGCAGGCctacgaggaggaggctccCCAGGAGTATCCGAAAGAGATCGGCAATAACTATGACGCACCGCAGCACGCGTACGAGGTGGTGGCCCCGGACAACGCTCACGCCCGCTCGAtgcctgcgccgcacgctgccgctgcc
- a CDS encoding calpain-like cysteine peptidase, putative has protein sequence MFDEFREDSVEPLPMDASKSSSTPWVNWGPSIDGEATPCFKGGFLYRIIDSKKKVWALYNDTFVYEMHATFIFGPVSNMEPITASLSASESGGEVDDKNRVVASVEGNELTISMVVYPMETIEFARGDKSKYRCHFDGKPLSKEYLQRETALANAELERNKVTLARFIHTSTDPEDVLALCKKHRLTFIDPSFPPGQHSLDGDRGLIAPSGWRRPEAYLPLALKGQIRLFRHRVTPSATQRGELGNSWVVSAMAALAEHPDYIKDMFRHPISSEETQRDEAVGAYRAWLNKDGLWSSVLVDSYLPVVGKQQRYARSANGPCEMWVSYLEKVYAKRYHSYSNIAGGDPLFAIRDFTGFPTARLDVRFRECVTDPVKSDMFFLRMVRDYESGHLVLLSTPGSGDPRSAHSTYKEKGIFVGYAYSVLEARAIELPTLRRKKVPPLRLLRLRNAWEAATKWSGRWSDDSPMWQAHPEACVAFPQHSGNDGTFIMEWSEVLEIFVGCGVVFNHFGYADYRIPFEFRGSVPDLCLEIHVTEPTTLTLILSQPDSKGTVRESEDYNPVMISIAGASSATTSPVSQNGSKRSSGTSSHSMMTASTQLVARDYSLLVNSSADAETPSKSFTFLQGRDISAIYTFVPEQSPYLAVPRLLVQQSSGSNGTRASSAAATSASNSAVTCPCVLGVLSQLAFTPNGQAHVRLRKLPANSLVFDNYLSFANDSVEVEKTFYVKRSATGVAERSASELQ, from the coding sequence ATGTTCGATGAGTTTCGTGAGGACTCGGTAGAGCCGCTACCAATGGATGCCAGTAAGAGCTCATCAACGCCATGGGTGAACTGGGGGCCGTCCATCGACGGCGAGGCTACGCCATGCTTCAAAGGCGGTTTTCTCTATCGGATTATCGATTCCAAGAAGAAAGTCTGGGCTCTGTATAACGACACGTTCGTCTACGAAATGCATGCCACCTTTATTTTCGGGCCTGTGTCGAATATGGAGCCCATcaccgcctcgctctctgcgtcggagagcggcggcgaggtggatGACAAGaaccgcgtcgtcgccagcgtTGAGGGCAACGAGCTAACGATCTCCATGGTTGTTTATCCGATGGAGACGATCGAGTTCGCCCGGGGCGACAAGTCGAAGTACAGATGCCACTTCGACGGCAAGCCGCTCTCAAAAGAGTACCTTCAACGCGAAACAGCCTTGGCAAACGCCGAGCTAGAAAGGAACAAGGTGACGCTCGCGAGGTTCATCCACACCTCCACAGATCCTGAGGATGTGCTGGCGTTGTGCAAAAAACACCGTTTGACGTTTATCGacccttccttccctcctgGCCAGCACTCGCTTGACGGGGATCGAGGCCTGATTGCGCCGAGCGGGTGGAGGCGCCCAGAGGCGTATCTGCCTCTCGCGTTGAAGGGTCAAATTCGTCTGTTTCGGCACCGTGTGACCCCCTCGGCCACACAGCGTGGCGAATTGGGCAATTCGTGGGTGGTGAGcgccatggcggcgctggcggaaCACCCGGACTACATCAAGGATATGTTTCGGCACCCCATCAGCTCTGAAGAGACGCAGCGAGACGAGGCGGTTGGGGCATACCGGGCTTGGCTGAACAAAGACGGTCTCTGGAGCTCGGTACTCGTCGACAGCTATCTGCCCGTGGTgggcaagcagcagcgctacgcccgcagcgccaacgGGCCGTGCGAGATGTGGGTGTCGTATCTCGAGAAGGTGTATGCGAAGCGTTATCACAGCTACAGCAacatcgccggcggcgatcCGCTCTTTGCAATTCGCGACTTTACCGGATTTCCCACGGCGCGGCTGGACGTCCGCTTTCGCGAGTGTGTTACGGACCCGGTGAAGAGCGATATGTTTTTCCTTCGCATGGTACGCGACTACGAGAGCGGGCACCTTGTGCTACTGAGCACTCCCGGCAGCGGTGACCCGCGCTCTGCCCATAGCACATACAAGGAGAAGGGCATTTTTGTGGGCTACGCCTATTCAGTGCTAGAAGCTCGCGCGATTGAAttgccgacgctgcggcggaagaaggtgccaccgctgcggctgctgcggctgcgcaacGCGTGGGAGGCGGCGACCAAGTGGAGTGGCAGGTGGTCTGACGACTCGCCGATGTGGCAGGCGCACCCGGAAGCGTGTGTTGCGTTTCCGCAGCACAGCGGGAATGATGGAACTTTCATCATGGAGTGgtcggaggtgctggagatCTTTGTCGGCTGCGGTGTTGTGTTCAACCACTTCGGCTACGCGGACTACCGCATCCCCTTCGAGTTCCGGGGCTCTGTGCCGGACCTGTGTCTCGAGATTCACGTGACGGAGCCGACAACGTTGACGCTCATTCTGTCGCAGCCAGACAGCAAAGGCACGGTGAGGGAGTCGGAGGACTACAACCCTGTCATGATCTCCATAGcgggcgcctcctccgccacgaCGAGCCCGGTTTCCCAGAATGGCAGCAAGCGTAGTAGCGGGACCTCCAGCCACTCCATGATGACGGCCAGTACGCAGCTGGTGGCGCGCGATTACTCTCTCCTCGTCAATTCCTCTGCGGACGCCGAGACGCCGTCAAAGAGCTTCACGTTCTTGCAGGGCCGCGACATAAGCGCCATATACACGTTCGTCCCAGAGCAGTCGCCGTACCTCGCCGTGCCACGTCTGCTTGTGCAGCAGTCtagcggcagcaacggcacgAGGGCGTCCAGTGCAGCTGCGACCTCGGCATCAAACAGCGCTGTGACGTGTCCATGCGTGCTCGGCGTTCTTTCGCAGCTTGCCTTTACCCCAAACGGACAGGCACACGTTCGTCTGCGCAAGTTGCCAGCGAACAGTCTCGTCTTTGACAACTACCTCAGCTTCGCCAACGACTCCGTGGAGGTCGAGAAGACCTTCTACGTGAAACGCTCCGCCACCGGTGTGGCGGAGCGCAGCGCCTCAGAACTACAGTAG
- a CDS encoding calpain-like cysteine peptidase, putative, with protein sequence MTDMNGKVDEFDEGSVVQKKYGPNDYRYGEPVYKGDATPCFEDGLLFRIVEKSNNRWSFYNDTIHTQMNVQIVFGRNSSLRALENTEMVKLENGSYRATVTVYPMETELFVEGEVNGFTSNIRALPLTEDYLKDMARQDYEFIKQETATLYNAVDKNATTDDMVRKCVQSKIKFVDFAFPPEQKSLQIGSLMKLKVLAWERPGMFLSDENARQARLFRNGVHPSNIDEGDLGDSWLTGAMAALSEFPDKIRDIFRHPESVEQGQKERECGIYRVTLNKNGWWTSLIVDDYLPVAGGRPKFARSKGDPAELWPSILQKAYAKVFGGYGFIVAGDPLHALQDMSGFPCSSFDNAFVESTINETYELFAHLKNYSDLGYQLVFTTPTREAIMTARGAISCGSPVQAERAYERSSLLLGHTYSVIRVGYFAEHDLRLLQLRNPWSQSSSDWNGPWNKRDENWNKYTEVADYFHFDSSDDGTFFMEWTDVQDYFVSCGVCFIQSPTYDYRIRGTFFQNVPTTCLEISVTRPMLINIILSQEDKRGTDKSENAPIMISVAHGMGAMTPMRVDLNSGFDNDHPSPEYAFLQSRDVSMFYEFKPENSPYLVVPRAMSQFAKLPFTLGLLCPYEIGKETSEVRVAFRALAPENRIFDNFQKFNCETVATETEFQAKGPKQFFPDIYVGTIIQTSDD encoded by the coding sequence atgacGGACATGAACGGCAAGGTAGACGAGTTCGATGAGGGCTCCGTCGTACAAAAGAAGTACGGCCCCAACGACTACCGGTACGGCGAGCCGGTGTACAAGGGCGATGCAACGCCGTGCTTCGAAGACGGCCTTCTCTTCCGCATTGTGGAGAAAAGCAACAACCGCTGGTCCTTTTACAATGACACCATCCACACGCAGATGAATGTGCAGATCGTGTTTGGCCGCAATTCCTCcctgcgtgcgctggagaACACAGAAATGGTGAAGCTGGAGAACGGATCCTACCGCGCTACTGTGACGGTGTACCCGATGGAGACGGAGCTCTTTGTGGAGGGCGAGGTAAACGGCTTCACTAGCAACATTCGTGCTCTGCCGCTGACGGAGGACTACCTCAAGGACATGGCTCGTCAGGATTACGAGTTCATCAAACAGGAAACGGCGACCTTGTACAACGCTGTGGACAAGAACGCTACGACTGATGACATGGTTCGCAAGTGCGTGCAGAGCAAAATCAAGTTTGTCGACTTTGCCTTCCCGCCGGAGCAGAAGTCGCTGCAGATCGGCTCTCTCATGAAGCTGAAGGTGCTGGCGTGGGAGCGCCCGGGCATGTTCCTTTCCGACGAGAACGCCCGGCAGGCGCGCCTGTTTCGCAACGGCGTCCACCCATCCAACATCGACGAGGGTGATTTGGGTGACTCGTGGCTGACGGGCGCGATGGCAGCGTTGTCTGAGTTCCCGGACAAGATCCGTGATATCTTCCGCCACCCCGAGAGCGTGGAGCAGGGGCAGAAGGAGCGCGAGTGCGGCATCTACCGTGTGACGCTGAACAAGAACGGCTGGTGGACGAGCTTGATTGTCGACGACTACCTGCCGGTGGCCGGCGGCCGCCCAAAGTTTGCCCGCTCCAAGGGCGATCCGGCCGAGCTGTGGCCCTCCATTCTCCAGAAGGCGTATGCGAAGGTCTTTGGCGGGTACGGCTTCATTGTCGCTGGAGacccgctgcacgcgctgcaggacATGTCCGGATTCCCGTGCTCCTCTTTTGATAACGCGTTCGTGGAGAGCACTATCAACGAGACGTATGAGCTGTTCGCGCATCTCAAGAACTACAGTGACCTGGGCTACCAGCTTGTGTTCACCACCCCGACCCGCGAAGCCATCATGACGGCTCGCGGCGCCATCAGCTGCGGCTCCCCCGTGCAGGCGGAGCGTGCGTACGAGAGGTCCagcctgctgctggggcACACCTACTCCGTGATTCGCGTGGGATACTTCGCGGAGCACGACCTgcgccttctgcagctgcggaaCCCGTGGTCGCAGTCCTCCTCGGACTGGAATGGGCCTTGGAACAAGCGCGACGAGAACTGGAACAAGTACACGGAGGTGGCAGACTACTTCCACTTtgacagcagcgatgacggcACCTTCTTCATGGAGTGGACCGACGTGCAGGACTACTTTGTCAGCTGCGGCGTGTGCTTCATTCAGAGCCCCACGTACGACTACCGCATCCGCGGCACCTTCTTCCAAAACGTGCCGACGACATGCCTGGAGATCTCCGTTACACGTCCGATGCTGATCAACATTATTCTCTCGCAGGAAGACAAGCGTGGCACCGACAAGAGCGAGAACGCGCCGATCATGATTAGTGTGGCGCACGGCATGGGGGCGATGACGCCGATGCGCGTGGACTTGAACAGCGGCTTCGACAACGACCACCCGTCGCCCGAGTATGCATTCCTGCAGAGTCGTGACGTGAGCATGTTCTACGAATTCAAGCCGGAGAACTCGCCGTACCTCGTGGTGCCGCGTGCCATGAGCCAGTTCGCCAAGCTTCCCTTCACACTAGGCCTACTGTGCCCGTACGAGATCGGCAAGGAGACGAGCGAGGTCCGCGTGGCCTTCCGCGCCCTCGCCCCGGAGAACCGCATCTTCGACAACTTCCAGAAGTTCAACTGCGAGACCGTGGCCACAGAGACGGAGTTCCAGGCAAAAGGCCCGAAGCAGTTTTTCCCTGACATCTACGTGGGTACCATCATCCAGACGTCTGACGACTAA
- a CDS encoding calpain-like cysteine peptidase, putative — protein sequence MSQDQLNDEAQWTEIEEEAPQERETPNTPDQAEDCNEAAPAEEQAEYCNEAAPAEEQAEDCNEAAPAEEQAEGAADGPDQRQDLGSEEKPEPPFEETQQAEECPEDVVPLEASETQEHETPGA from the coding sequence ATGTCTCAAGATCAGCTCAACGACGAGGCCCAGTGGACCGAGATCGAAGAGGAGGCACCACAGGAGCGGGAAACCCCCAACACGCCTGACCAGGCTGAGGATTGCAACGAGGCCGCAccggcagaggagcaggcTGAGTATTGCAACGAGGCCGCAccggcagaggagcaggcTGAGGATTGCAACGAGGCCGCAccggcagaggagcaggcggaggGAGCCGCAGATGGACCTGACCAACGTCAGGATCTGGGCAGTGAAGAGAAACCTGAACCGCCATTTGAGGAGACACAGCAGGCCGAAGAGTGCCCAGAGGATGTCGTCCCGCTTGAGGCTTCCGAGACTCAGGAGCACGAGACCCCTGGGGCC